A single window of Candidatus Microthrix subdominans DNA harbors:
- a CDS encoding TetR/AcrR family transcriptional regulator encodes MTARASDGRVPGRRGQATRQRLLECTLAMLDTASYRDLKVVDIAREAGTSPATFYQYFTDVDAAIAELAGDMAADGATRLGGLLEGTRWSGEDAEASVRMLVTGFLDFWDANRPLMRVIDLKAAEGEGRIRSTRKDLLAGFSNGLAECVQRKSLPDAPANPWAMASVAVTMLVNVAIQREIFAASEIPDEDMIDAVARLLLAAVTGTTTG; translated from the coding sequence GTGACCGCCCGCGCCTCCGACGGCCGGGTGCCGGGCCGACGCGGCCAGGCCACCCGCCAACGATTGCTCGAGTGCACCCTGGCCATGCTCGACACCGCCTCGTACCGCGACCTCAAGGTGGTGGACATCGCCAGGGAGGCGGGCACCTCCCCGGCCACCTTTTACCAGTACTTCACCGACGTCGATGCCGCCATCGCCGAGTTGGCCGGCGACATGGCTGCCGACGGGGCGACCCGGCTCGGCGGCCTGCTCGAGGGCACCCGCTGGAGCGGAGAGGACGCCGAAGCGTCGGTGCGGATGCTGGTCACCGGGTTTCTCGACTTCTGGGATGCCAACCGACCGTTGATGCGGGTGATCGACCTGAAGGCGGCCGAGGGTGAAGGCCGCATCCGCTCCACGCGCAAGGATCTGCTGGCCGGCTTCTCCAACGGCCTCGCCGAATGCGTGCAGCGCAAGTCATTGCCGGACGCCCCGGCCAACCCGTGGGCGATGGCCTCGGTGGCAGTGACGATGTTGGTCAACGTCGCCATCCAACGGGAGATCTTTGCCGCCTCGGAGATCCCCGACGAGGACATGATCGACGCGGTGGCGCGGCTTCTGCTGGCAGCGGTCACCGGCACGACGACCGGCTGA
- a CDS encoding AMP-binding protein, translated as MSDDLSDDVAAPRTTPQLLAEVSARYPDDPGVVDDGCTLTWAELAERSHRLARAVAAHGIAPGDRVAIWAPNCWEWVVAVLGLHCAGAVLVPINTRYRGEEAAELLERSNARLLFTVGEFLGTDYLAMLGDRRPTVTETVVVLRTDAGVIEDAITGDGVVGLEAFLGRAEEVTAAEIDARIEALGPDSPADILFTSGTTGRPKGAVCTHGQVVRAYAAWASVVGLTHEDRYLVVSPFFHAFGYKAGIIAAMTVGAPLYPEPVFDVNKVMERIAAEKISMLPGPPTLYQSILNHPDLDTAALTSLRLAVTGAASVPVELIEAMGDTLGFETVITGYGLTEACGIATMCRDGDDAVTIATTSGRAIPGVEVATFDDDGRPTAPGVAGEVRIRGYNVMVGYLDDPEATAETIDVDGWLATGDIGVLNADGYLTITDRLKDMFIVGGFNAYPAEIERQLLIHPDVAQAAVIGVPDDRLGEVGFAFVVPAAGASPNSDDIVAWCRDRLANFKVPRFVELTDELPINAGGKVMKFQLRERASAVLDAGS; from the coding sequence GTGTCAGATGATCTTTCAGATGATGTAGCAGCCCCGCGGACCACGCCCCAGCTTCTCGCTGAGGTCAGCGCCCGCTATCCGGACGACCCGGGGGTGGTCGACGACGGTTGCACGCTCACGTGGGCAGAGTTGGCCGAGCGGTCCCACCGACTGGCGCGTGCGGTGGCGGCCCATGGCATCGCCCCGGGCGACCGGGTGGCAATCTGGGCGCCCAACTGTTGGGAATGGGTGGTCGCCGTCCTGGGCCTGCACTGCGCGGGCGCCGTGCTGGTACCGATCAACACCCGCTATCGGGGCGAAGAGGCAGCCGAGTTGCTCGAGCGTTCCAACGCCCGTCTGCTGTTCACCGTTGGCGAGTTCCTGGGCACCGACTACCTGGCCATGCTGGGCGACCGACGGCCGACGGTGACCGAGACGGTCGTCGTGCTCCGCACCGACGCCGGCGTCATCGAAGATGCGATCACCGGCGATGGCGTCGTCGGCCTGGAGGCGTTCCTCGGCCGCGCCGAAGAGGTGACCGCCGCTGAGATCGACGCTCGCATCGAAGCCCTCGGCCCGGACAGCCCCGCCGACATCCTCTTCACGTCGGGCACCACCGGGCGACCCAAGGGCGCGGTGTGCACCCACGGCCAGGTGGTGCGGGCGTACGCCGCCTGGGCTTCGGTGGTCGGCCTCACCCACGAGGACCGCTACCTGGTCGTCAGCCCGTTCTTCCACGCCTTCGGGTACAAGGCGGGGATCATCGCAGCGATGACCGTCGGCGCGCCGCTCTACCCCGAGCCGGTATTTGACGTGAACAAGGTGATGGAGCGCATCGCTGCGGAGAAGATCTCGATGCTTCCCGGCCCGCCGACGCTGTACCAGAGCATCCTCAACCATCCCGATCTCGACACTGCGGCGCTCACCAGCCTGCGCCTGGCCGTCACCGGTGCCGCCTCGGTGCCCGTGGAGCTGATCGAGGCGATGGGCGACACGCTCGGCTTCGAGACCGTGATCACCGGCTACGGGCTCACCGAGGCCTGCGGTATCGCCACGATGTGTCGCGACGGCGACGATGCGGTGACGATCGCTACGACGTCGGGCCGGGCCATCCCCGGTGTCGAAGTGGCTACGTTCGACGATGACGGTCGGCCGACCGCTCCCGGAGTGGCCGGAGAGGTGCGGATTCGCGGCTACAACGTGATGGTCGGCTATCTCGACGACCCCGAGGCGACCGCCGAGACGATCGACGTCGACGGTTGGCTGGCCACCGGCGACATCGGGGTGCTGAACGCCGACGGATATCTGACGATCACCGACCGCTTGAAGGACATGTTCATCGTCGGGGGCTTCAATGCCTATCCCGCCGAGATCGAACGGCAACTGCTGATCCATCCCGACGTGGCCCAGGCGGCCGTTATCGGCGTCCCCGACGACCGGCTGGGCGAGGTGGGCTTCGCCTTCGTCGTGCCGGCAGCGGGCGCGTCGCCGAACAGCGACGACATCGTTGCCTGGTGTCGCGACCGGCTGGCCAACTTCAAGGTGCCGCGATTTGTTGAGCTGACCGACGAGTTGCCGATCAACGCCGGCGGCAAGGTGATGAAGTTCCAGCTGAGGGAGCGGGCGTCGGCGGTGCTCGACGCCGGCTCGTGA
- a CDS encoding DUF4112 domain-containing protein — MRAAVDEVLEPDEVIPAGDPIGASDRIDPDAVEVPAYVDALAWVLDDWIRIPVIDRRVGIDGAIGMIPVVGDGAGLVTSAIVILSAVRQGVSVPTVVRMVGNVLFDSMLGVVPFAGDAFDFMWKSNAKNVRLLRADLVEPQRTRRSSLAAIAISVMVVLALTTITVAAAALSVWLMVRLVRTVL, encoded by the coding sequence GTGAGAGCCGCTGTGGATGAGGTACTCGAACCCGATGAGGTGATCCCCGCCGGCGACCCAATCGGCGCGAGCGATCGGATCGACCCTGACGCGGTCGAGGTGCCCGCCTACGTCGACGCATTGGCCTGGGTGCTCGACGATTGGATCCGTATCCCGGTGATTGATCGGCGGGTGGGCATCGACGGGGCAATCGGCATGATCCCGGTCGTCGGGGACGGCGCCGGGTTGGTGACCTCGGCCATCGTCATCCTCAGCGCGGTCCGACAGGGCGTGTCGGTGCCCACCGTCGTGCGCATGGTGGGCAACGTGCTCTTCGACTCGATGCTTGGCGTCGTCCCTTTCGCAGGCGACGCGTTCGATTTTATGTGGAAGTCGAACGCCAAGAACGTGCGTCTGCTTCGAGCCGACCTGGTCGAACCCCAGCGCACCCGCCGGTCCTCGCTGGCGGCGATCGCCATCTCGGTGATGGTGGTGCTGGCGCTCACCACGATCACGGTCGCAGCGGCGGCGCTCAGCGTGTGGCTGATGGTGCGGCTGGTTCGGACCGTCCTCTGA